The following are encoded in a window of Corynebacterium argentoratense DSM 44202 genomic DNA:
- a CDS encoding exonuclease domain-containing protein: MPQTHDLTVKCHGGSLYFDGAVVEFKPRSPLKKASITDVRQWLDELHAGMSDSLRVESDLPTARDGGHVALRAGDQYLSWDFSPNQEHDARAFAAALTRLCPSTTIPGLNFVALDVETANSNYGSVCQIGVVRIVDGAVADSSSWLCTPPEKVNYFDEVNVGIHGITPEAVADAAPFSEVIDEVRTFIGADSVVAHFAQFDTAALREACLYEDVAPLEFSFGCSYVLSTMTDLGQQRNGLKFVAEAVGYDLVNHHDALADAEACAAIIVEVARREDLLHPFDNTNGTTVADMFHRRGVLLGTSASSIQPVLTDRNGTGVVLQRRSLSLSPLPEGARLARTRAPRSRRQHTSSPTSASSSDDSYDPGWGEGPIARRRELTGENPRWAKGAITQQAEFCATHPLQKT, from the coding sequence ATGCCACAAACACATGATCTGACGGTGAAATGCCATGGCGGCTCGCTCTATTTCGACGGCGCGGTAGTGGAGTTTAAGCCACGCAGCCCACTGAAAAAGGCCTCCATCACAGATGTTCGTCAGTGGTTAGATGAACTCCACGCAGGTATGTCTGACTCCTTGCGCGTTGAGTCAGATTTACCGACTGCACGAGACGGTGGACATGTTGCGCTGAGGGCTGGAGACCAGTACTTGTCCTGGGATTTTTCACCGAATCAAGAGCACGACGCCCGCGCATTTGCGGCAGCTTTAACACGGCTGTGCCCTAGCACCACCATCCCCGGGCTCAACTTTGTCGCTCTCGACGTTGAAACCGCGAATAGTAATTACGGATCGGTCTGCCAGATCGGTGTTGTGCGCATCGTCGACGGTGCGGTCGCCGATAGCTCCAGCTGGCTATGTACGCCACCTGAAAAAGTAAACTATTTCGACGAAGTTAACGTGGGAATACACGGTATTACGCCAGAAGCTGTAGCGGACGCGGCGCCTTTTTCGGAGGTTATCGACGAGGTTCGCACTTTCATCGGAGCTGACTCCGTGGTAGCCCATTTCGCCCAATTCGATACCGCTGCTCTTCGGGAGGCATGCCTCTATGAGGATGTTGCGCCTCTAGAGTTTAGTTTCGGTTGCTCCTATGTTCTGTCAACGATGACGGACTTGGGGCAGCAGCGTAACGGGTTGAAATTCGTTGCCGAAGCCGTAGGCTATGACCTTGTCAATCACCACGATGCGCTCGCGGATGCTGAAGCCTGCGCAGCAATAATCGTGGAGGTCGCACGCCGAGAGGACCTTCTACATCCCTTCGACAACACGAACGGCACCACTGTGGCGGACATGTTCCATCGTCGTGGTGTTCTACTAGGTACTAGCGCCAGCAGCATTCAACCAGTGCTCACCGACCGCAATGGCACTGGCGTTGTGCTTCAACGCCGCAGTCTGTCACTCTCCCCCCTCCCAGAAGGAGCGCGGCTGGCGCGAACGCGGGCCCCTCGAAGCCGCCGACAGCACACATCGTCCCCCACTTCCGCATCATCAAGCGATGATTCCTACGACCCAGGATGGGGCGAAGGGCCTATAGCTCGCCGTAGGGAGCTCACAGGAGAAAACCCCCGGTGGGCCAAGGGCGCCATCACGCAGCAGGCTGAGTTTTGCGCAACACATCCGCTGCAGAAAACATAG
- the glgX gene encoding glycogen debranching protein GlgX has protein sequence MSEAKDVYQVWPGEAYPLGSTYDGAGTNFALFSDVATSVELCLISEDGHETRVEVTEVDAQTWHCYLPGVQPGQRYGWRVHGPYDPDNGHRCDPSKLLVDPYAKAFCGEFDGHPSLFSYDISDPDNPEGRNTEDSLGHTMTSVVISPFFDWASDRAPKTPFHKTVIYEAHVKGMTMTHPGVPEELRGTYAGLAHPVIIRYLKDLGITAIELLPVHQFLQDDRLRDLGLRNYWGYNTFGFFAPHQDYAAATKPGGAVSEFKQMVRTFHEAGIEVILDVVYNHTAEGNHYGPTIAFRGIDNAAYYRLVDGDQRHYMDYTGTGNSLNARHPHSLQLIMDSLRYWVTEMHVDGFRFDLASTLARELHDVDRLSAFFDLVQQDPIVSQVKLIAEPWDVGEGGYQVGNFPPLWTEWNGKYRDTVRDFWRGEPSTLGEFASRITGSSDLYANNGRRPTASINFVTAHDGFTLNDLVSYNNKHNDANMEGGRDGESHNRSWNCGVEGPTEDPEIRALRARQRRNFLTTLLLSQGTPMIAHGDEMARTQKGNNNVYCQDSELSWMNWQQEHDNEALVTFTKRLLRIRANHPVFRRRQFLAGGPLGDSSVAERDIAWLVPSGKLMTQSDWDFTFGKSLMVYLNGQAIVEPDERGAKVTDDSFILCFNAFHEAIMFTLPSRRFGQRWKLIVDTTEDTGYPIEEQFIDACGTIEVPARSTLVLKQIEPPVLEASDVCESCDMDTAEVDGTEPCASASRTSANAASDRNGSNGYGRYTGFEQPGIGDSASPISAPTSFEENQARVRLAAALVSGDPTPAGGEQDDEPQQPNVEGDEYAETPDY, from the coding sequence ATGAGTGAAGCCAAGGACGTCTATCAAGTGTGGCCCGGCGAAGCCTATCCCCTCGGTTCGACCTACGACGGTGCTGGCACCAATTTCGCCCTTTTTTCGGACGTCGCAACTTCAGTCGAATTGTGCCTCATCAGCGAAGACGGCCACGAAACCCGCGTTGAGGTCACCGAGGTAGATGCCCAAACCTGGCACTGCTACCTGCCCGGGGTGCAACCCGGACAGCGCTACGGCTGGCGCGTGCATGGCCCCTACGATCCGGATAACGGCCACCGGTGTGATCCCAGCAAACTCTTGGTCGATCCGTATGCCAAGGCGTTCTGTGGCGAATTTGACGGCCACCCTTCCTTGTTCTCCTACGACATCTCGGATCCGGATAATCCCGAAGGGCGCAATACAGAGGACTCCCTCGGTCACACCATGACGTCTGTGGTGATTAGTCCTTTCTTCGATTGGGCTTCCGATCGCGCCCCCAAGACTCCCTTCCACAAGACCGTCATTTACGAGGCTCATGTCAAGGGCATGACAATGACTCATCCCGGGGTGCCCGAAGAGCTTCGAGGAACCTACGCGGGACTCGCCCACCCTGTCATCATTCGTTACCTCAAGGATCTCGGCATCACCGCCATTGAACTGCTGCCTGTGCACCAGTTCCTCCAGGATGATCGGCTGCGGGACCTCGGCTTAAGGAACTACTGGGGCTACAACACCTTCGGCTTCTTCGCTCCACACCAGGACTATGCAGCGGCCACCAAACCCGGCGGTGCAGTCAGTGAGTTCAAACAGATGGTGCGCACCTTCCACGAAGCTGGGATCGAGGTGATCCTTGACGTCGTGTACAACCACACCGCCGAAGGCAATCACTACGGCCCCACTATTGCTTTCCGCGGTATCGATAACGCCGCGTACTACCGCCTGGTCGACGGGGATCAGCGCCACTACATGGACTACACCGGCACAGGCAACAGCCTCAATGCCCGGCATCCTCACTCTCTGCAGCTGATCATGGATTCTCTGCGCTACTGGGTGACCGAGATGCATGTTGATGGGTTCCGCTTCGACCTAGCCTCAACCTTGGCGCGTGAGCTCCACGACGTCGATCGCTTGTCTGCCTTCTTTGATTTGGTGCAGCAAGATCCCATCGTTAGCCAGGTCAAACTCATCGCGGAACCCTGGGACGTCGGCGAGGGTGGCTACCAGGTGGGCAACTTCCCTCCCCTGTGGACTGAGTGGAATGGTAAGTACCGCGACACTGTGCGCGACTTTTGGCGCGGCGAACCATCCACTTTGGGCGAGTTCGCTTCTCGCATCACAGGCTCTTCGGATCTCTACGCTAACAATGGTCGTCGACCCACAGCTTCAATCAACTTCGTCACCGCCCATGATGGCTTCACGCTCAATGACTTGGTGAGCTACAACAATAAGCACAACGACGCCAATATGGAGGGCGGTCGCGACGGTGAATCGCACAACCGCTCATGGAACTGTGGTGTAGAAGGCCCCACCGAGGACCCAGAGATTCGTGCGCTTCGTGCACGCCAACGCCGGAACTTCCTCACCACCTTGTTGCTCTCTCAGGGCACACCGATGATTGCCCATGGTGATGAAATGGCACGCACCCAAAAGGGCAATAACAATGTTTACTGCCAGGACTCCGAACTCAGTTGGATGAACTGGCAGCAAGAGCACGACAACGAAGCACTGGTGACGTTCACTAAGAGGTTGTTGCGTATTCGGGCGAACCATCCGGTGTTTAGACGTCGGCAGTTCCTCGCGGGGGGCCCTTTGGGTGATAGCTCAGTTGCAGAGCGTGACATTGCGTGGCTGGTGCCCTCTGGCAAGCTAATGACTCAGTCCGACTGGGATTTCACCTTCGGCAAGTCCTTAATGGTCTACCTCAACGGCCAGGCGATCGTTGAGCCGGATGAGCGCGGCGCGAAAGTTACCGACGACAGTTTCATTCTCTGCTTCAACGCCTTCCATGAAGCCATCATGTTCACCCTTCCAAGCCGTCGCTTCGGACAACGTTGGAAGCTCATTGTCGACACCACTGAAGACACCGGTTACCCCATCGAAGAGCAATTCATCGATGCCTGCGGAACCATCGAAGTTCCTGCAAGATCCACCTTGGTCCTCAAGCAGATCGAACCACCGGTGCTCGAGGCCTCCGATGTGTGCGAATCCTGCGACATGGACACCGCTGAAGTCGACGGCACCGAACCCTGCGCTTCTGCTAGCCGTACGTCAGCTAACGCTGCCAGTGATCGCAATGGGAGCAATGGCTACGGGCGCTACACCGGATTCGAGCAGCCCGGTATTGGCGACTCTGCATCACCTATTTCGGCACCAACCTCGTTTGAAGAAAACCAGGCACGCGTACGCCTCGCTGCGGCGCTTGTCTCCGGCGACCCCACGCCTGCCGGTGGAGAACAAGACGACGAACCACAGCAGCCCAACGTAGAGGGCGACGAATACGCGGAGACCCCGGACTACTAA
- the bsaP gene encoding biotin synthase auxiliary protein BsaP, protein MERSQRRLASDELLAAIVSGDAPVFHPNTGQEIAEGVEITLSPSARAGLEAPRFCQLCGRRMVVQIRPDGWEARCSRHGEVDSAYLGQR, encoded by the coding sequence ATGGAACGTTCCCAGCGGCGCCTTGCCAGTGATGAGCTTCTTGCAGCCATCGTCTCTGGTGATGCGCCGGTATTTCACCCCAATACGGGGCAAGAGATCGCGGAGGGCGTAGAGATTACGCTCTCACCGTCGGCCCGTGCTGGTTTAGAGGCCCCACGGTTCTGCCAGCTCTGTGGCCGAAGGATGGTGGTTCAGATCCGCCCGGATGGTTGGGAAGCGCGCTGCTCTCGCCACGGTGAGGTTGATTCTGCCTACCTGGGTCAGCGTTGA
- the hisD gene encoding histidinol dehydrogenase: protein MLNVIDLRGQTPTLSSLRRTLPRGGTDVDSVLGIVAPIVTEIREGGASVALDYGERFDHVRPKSVRVPQEIIDAAVAGLSQHVRLALEESIARVRTVHEAQRPKDHTTELAPGATVTEKFIAVERVGLYVPGGNAVYPSSVIMNVVPAQAAGVEGMVVASPPQAEHGGWPHPTILAACGMLGVDEIWAVGGAQAIALLAYGDEDSSEALVPVDMITGPGNIFVTAAKRLCRSVVGIDSEAGPTEIAILADDTADPVRVAYDLISQAEHDVMAASVLVTDSEELARAVDAEISARYSITRNADRVKQALTGQQSGIVLVDDIDAGVRVVDAYAAEHLEIHTRDARQVAESVRNAGAIFVGEFSPVPLGDYSAGSNHVLPTSGTARHSSGLSTHTFLKAVHLIDYDEAALKEISDVVVALADAEDLPAHGEAIRARFEQLPTKN from the coding sequence TTGCTCAATGTTATTGACCTCCGTGGACAGACCCCGACCTTAAGTAGTCTGCGGCGAACCTTGCCGCGTGGTGGTACTGACGTCGATAGTGTCTTAGGCATTGTTGCCCCCATCGTGACCGAAATCCGCGAGGGAGGCGCTTCCGTAGCGCTGGATTACGGTGAGCGTTTCGATCATGTGCGGCCGAAGTCTGTGCGTGTTCCTCAGGAAATTATTGACGCCGCAGTTGCTGGCCTGTCACAGCACGTGCGGTTGGCTCTAGAAGAATCGATTGCTCGGGTGCGTACGGTTCACGAGGCCCAGCGGCCAAAGGACCACACCACTGAGCTGGCCCCTGGTGCGACCGTGACTGAGAAGTTCATCGCGGTTGAGCGCGTGGGACTGTATGTGCCCGGCGGTAATGCGGTTTACCCGAGTTCGGTCATTATGAATGTGGTTCCTGCCCAGGCTGCTGGGGTGGAGGGCATGGTTGTTGCTTCTCCTCCGCAGGCTGAGCATGGTGGTTGGCCCCACCCGACTATCCTCGCAGCGTGTGGCATGCTCGGGGTTGATGAGATCTGGGCGGTTGGTGGCGCCCAAGCTATCGCGCTTCTGGCTTATGGCGACGAAGACTCCTCCGAGGCGTTGGTTCCGGTGGATATGATCACCGGACCGGGCAATATTTTTGTCACTGCGGCCAAGCGCCTGTGCCGTTCGGTTGTGGGGATCGACTCGGAGGCCGGCCCCACGGAGATTGCGATTTTGGCCGATGACACAGCAGACCCGGTGCGGGTGGCCTATGACCTCATCAGTCAGGCGGAGCACGACGTAATGGCTGCTAGCGTGCTTGTCACCGACTCTGAGGAGCTTGCACGTGCTGTGGACGCAGAAATCTCCGCTCGCTACTCGATCACGCGCAATGCTGATCGTGTGAAGCAGGCTCTCACGGGCCAGCAGTCGGGCATCGTGTTGGTCGACGACATTGATGCAGGCGTGCGCGTTGTCGATGCCTATGCCGCCGAACACCTCGAGATCCACACCCGGGATGCCCGCCAGGTTGCGGAGTCAGTTCGTAATGCGGGTGCCATTTTTGTCGGTGAGTTCTCGCCGGTTCCGTTGGGTGATTACTCCGCCGGATCCAACCATGTGTTGCCAACGTCCGGTACTGCCCGCCATAGTTCCGGTTTGTCGACGCATACGTTCCTCAAAGCAGTGCACCTTATCGACTATGACGAGGCCGCGTTGAAAGAAATTTCTGACGTCGTGGTGGCTTTGGCGGATGCCGAAGACCTTCCGGCTCATGGCGAGGCCATCCGGGCTCGTTTCGAGCAGCTTCCTACAAAGAATTGA
- a CDS encoding TetR family transcriptional regulator — MPSARTLSRHRIIDAALDILDSYGLADLTMRRLGKSLSVGPGALYWHFESKQALIAALAERIVAPVCAHTDTPVEQPLNREARCLAVDNAASSLRSALLEHRDGAEIVSAALTHEPLATMLRATLRSATGDDVAANTLLYFVLGATAHEQSALALAQAVAPDATESQVHSVHDAATEQFNQGVELIKVGIVATQAQ, encoded by the coding sequence ATGCCATCTGCTCGCACGCTCTCACGCCACAGGATCATTGATGCGGCCCTGGACATCCTCGACAGTTACGGTCTGGCCGATCTGACGATGCGTCGCCTTGGGAAGTCCTTGTCTGTCGGGCCCGGCGCGTTGTACTGGCATTTTGAATCCAAGCAGGCGCTGATTGCGGCCCTGGCCGAGCGCATTGTCGCTCCGGTATGTGCTCACACCGACACCCCTGTCGAACAACCACTCAACCGTGAGGCGCGGTGCCTGGCGGTGGATAACGCGGCGTCATCGTTGCGCAGTGCCTTGCTGGAGCACCGGGATGGGGCAGAAATTGTCTCCGCCGCTTTAACGCACGAACCCCTAGCCACGATGCTGCGTGCTACCTTGCGGTCGGCTACGGGTGATGACGTCGCGGCCAACACGCTTCTGTATTTCGTTCTGGGCGCCACGGCGCATGAACAATCGGCCTTGGCTTTGGCGCAAGCAGTGGCACCGGATGCGACAGAAAGCCAAGTGCATAGCGTTCATGATGCAGCTACGGAGCAATTCAACCAGGGAGTTGAGCTCATTAAAGTCGGGATAGTGGCGACGCAAGCCCAATAA
- a CDS encoding YigZ family protein → MEDRYRRPADRLVTTEINIKRSRFITLLGRASSEDEAREFIRQARSRYPDARHHCSAFIIHLDGAMPIERSSDDGEPSGTAGNPMLDVLRGSGLLDVVAVVVRYFGGVKLGTGGLVRAYSDAVASALEAVEVTKRSRRLRGTLSVDHADAGRTEAELRAHGWDVVGTDYTAKAHIHIAVTPDSRDRCDASVASMSAGRYQVDWSELDWIG, encoded by the coding sequence ATGGAAGACCGCTACCGGCGCCCAGCCGACAGGTTGGTCACCACCGAAATCAACATCAAACGGAGCCGTTTTATCACGCTGCTTGGTCGTGCTAGCAGCGAAGACGAGGCACGAGAGTTTATTCGCCAAGCCCGATCGCGCTACCCGGACGCCCGACACCACTGCAGTGCCTTCATCATCCATCTAGACGGCGCCATGCCGATTGAGCGTTCAAGCGATGACGGTGAGCCTTCAGGAACAGCAGGTAATCCCATGCTCGATGTGCTGCGCGGCTCTGGGCTATTAGACGTGGTTGCTGTCGTCGTACGCTATTTCGGCGGGGTGAAGTTGGGTACAGGGGGGTTGGTGCGCGCTTATTCAGATGCGGTTGCATCGGCTCTGGAGGCGGTGGAAGTCACGAAACGTAGCCGCAGGCTCCGTGGCACCTTGAGCGTCGACCACGCCGATGCCGGCAGGACAGAGGCGGAACTCCGCGCACACGGCTGGGATGTTGTGGGCACCGACTACACAGCGAAGGCACATATCCATATCGCCGTGACCCCTGACAGTCGCGACCGCTGCGATGCCAGCGTCGCTAGTATGAGCGCCGGCCGCTACCAAGTGGACTGGTCAGAGCTCGACTGGATCGGCTAG
- a CDS encoding RNA-binding S4 domain-containing protein has product MPQQVRIDAWVWAVRLYKTRTAAAAAVKAGHVKLNGVAIKPSSPVVVGDRVRVWVDHRLYDVEVTRLISKRVGAPIARECYVDHSPPPPPKEILASQPRRDRGAGRPTKKERREIDRLRGHP; this is encoded by the coding sequence ATGCCGCAGCAGGTGAGGATCGACGCGTGGGTGTGGGCAGTCCGCCTCTATAAAACACGTACAGCAGCTGCTGCTGCGGTTAAGGCTGGCCATGTCAAACTTAACGGTGTGGCAATCAAACCCTCCAGCCCAGTGGTGGTGGGTGATCGAGTGCGCGTATGGGTCGACCATAGGCTGTACGACGTGGAGGTCACTCGGTTGATCAGCAAACGCGTGGGCGCGCCCATCGCCCGAGAATGCTACGTGGATCATTCCCCTCCGCCGCCCCCGAAAGAAATTCTTGCGTCACAGCCGCGCCGCGACCGGGGTGCGGGTAGGCCAACAAAAAAGGAGCGCCGCGAGATCGATCGTCTCCGCGGGCACCCCTAA
- the bioB gene encoding biotin synthase BioB: MSTPTTEQPLAHSSEVDILDIAREKVLGRGVGLDKEETLRVLQLPDDRLEELLGLAHEVRLKWCGEEVEMEGIISLKTGGCPEDCHFCSQSGLFESPVRSAWLDIPALVEAAKQTAKSGATEFCIVAAVKGPDERLLSQLEQAVAAIKAEVDIEVAASIGILTQEQVDRLAAAGVHRYNHNLETARSYFPNVVTTHTWESRRETLRMVKEAGMEVCSGGILGMGETLEQRAEFASDLAALDPTEVPMNFLDPRPGTPFADYPVMESSDALRAIGAFRLALPKTMLRFAGGRELTLGDLGAEKGLLGGINAIIVGNYLTTLGRPQEQDLDMMGKLRLPIKALNATV, translated from the coding sequence ATGAGCACCCCCACCACCGAACAGCCCTTAGCCCACTCGTCCGAGGTCGACATCCTCGACATTGCCCGCGAGAAAGTTCTCGGCAGGGGAGTGGGCCTGGATAAGGAAGAGACCCTTCGGGTTCTCCAGCTTCCTGACGACCGACTCGAGGAGCTCCTTGGCCTGGCGCATGAAGTCCGTCTGAAGTGGTGCGGCGAAGAGGTCGAGATGGAAGGCATCATCTCCCTCAAGACTGGCGGTTGCCCAGAGGACTGCCACTTCTGCTCCCAGTCGGGTCTGTTTGAATCTCCCGTGCGTTCCGCATGGTTGGATATCCCCGCTCTTGTTGAGGCAGCAAAGCAGACCGCAAAGTCCGGCGCAACTGAATTCTGCATTGTTGCCGCGGTGAAGGGCCCGGACGAGCGCCTTCTTTCCCAGCTAGAGCAGGCGGTCGCAGCAATTAAGGCCGAGGTAGACATCGAGGTAGCCGCATCCATCGGCATCCTCACCCAGGAGCAGGTCGACCGCCTCGCCGCAGCGGGTGTGCACCGCTACAACCACAACCTGGAGACTGCGCGCTCCTACTTCCCGAACGTGGTCACCACCCACACCTGGGAGTCTCGTCGCGAAACTTTGCGGATGGTGAAGGAAGCCGGCATGGAGGTGTGCTCGGGTGGCATCCTCGGTATGGGGGAGACCTTAGAGCAGCGTGCGGAGTTCGCTTCGGATCTCGCCGCTTTGGATCCCACCGAAGTGCCGATGAACTTCCTCGATCCGCGCCCCGGTACCCCATTCGCGGATTACCCGGTGATGGAGTCCTCGGATGCCTTGCGTGCTATTGGTGCTTTCCGTCTTGCTCTGCCGAAGACCATGCTGCGTTTTGCCGGCGGCCGCGAGCTCACGTTGGGTGATCTGGGTGCCGAAAAGGGCCTGTTGGGTGGTATCAACGCGATCATCGTCGGAAACTACCTGACCACTTTGGGCCGCCCTCAGGAGCAGGATTTGGACATGATGGGCAAGCTGCGCCTTCCCATCAAGGCGCTCAACGCCACGGTGTAG
- the hisB gene encoding imidazoleglycerol-phosphate dehydratase HisB, with translation MSTPRVARIERTTKESSIVVEINLDGTGVTTIDTGLPFFDHMLTAFGQHGSFDLTVQASGDTDVDAHHTVEDTGIVLGQAFAQALGDKKGIRRFASCQIPMDETLCEAIVDVSGRPYCVINGEPDYMITSVIGGHYATVINHHFFETLAFNAKIALHVRCHYGRDPHHITEAEYKAVARALRAATEDDPRVEGVPSTKGTL, from the coding sequence ATGAGCACCCCTCGCGTAGCACGCATCGAGCGCACCACCAAAGAATCCTCGATTGTTGTCGAGATTAACCTCGACGGCACTGGCGTAACCACCATCGACACAGGCTTGCCGTTCTTCGACCATATGTTAACTGCTTTCGGCCAGCATGGTTCCTTTGACTTAACTGTTCAAGCCAGCGGTGATACCGATGTGGATGCTCACCACACGGTTGAAGACACCGGTATTGTGCTGGGCCAAGCGTTCGCCCAAGCACTGGGGGACAAGAAGGGGATCCGTCGTTTCGCTTCCTGCCAGATCCCGATGGATGAAACTCTGTGCGAAGCTATCGTTGATGTGTCCGGTCGACCGTACTGCGTTATCAACGGCGAACCCGACTACATGATCACCAGTGTCATCGGCGGGCACTACGCGACGGTCATCAACCATCACTTTTTCGAAACCCTGGCCTTTAACGCGAAGATCGCGCTGCACGTGCGCTGTCATTATGGCCGCGACCCTCACCACATCACCGAAGCCGAGTACAAGGCTGTAGCTCGGGCATTGCGGGCTGCTACCGAAGACGACCCGCGGGTCGAGGGTGTGCCCTCCACTAAAGGCACCCTCTAA
- a CDS encoding histidinol-phosphate transaminase, with the protein MNQVALAQSTRMEDLPLRDELCGDKAYGAPQLHVDVRLNTNENPYPPSDALVEDFIARVRSVASDLNRYPERDAVELRTELARYISRATGVDATVDNVWAANGSNEVLHQLLQAFGGPGRRALGFTPSYSMHPLLSKGTHTEFVSCPRGEDMRIDMDAALQAIADSHPDVVFVTTPNNPTGDVTSLEDIERIVQASPGIVIVDEAYAEFSDGPSAVTLIERYPAKLVVSRTMSKAFDFAGGRLGYFVASPAFVEAVLLVRLPYHLSSLSQLAAIVALRHSEDTLATVAVLAKERDRVSEALTAMGYSLVPSASNFVFFGLFDDAASAWQQFLDRGVLIRDVGVEGYLRATIGLPEENDAFLRAAQEIIKENS; encoded by the coding sequence ATCAACCAAGTTGCGTTGGCCCAGTCAACTCGTATGGAGGATCTGCCTCTTCGCGACGAGCTGTGTGGGGATAAGGCCTATGGCGCTCCTCAATTGCACGTGGACGTGCGCCTGAATACTAACGAAAATCCCTACCCGCCATCGGACGCTTTGGTGGAAGATTTTATTGCCCGGGTTCGCTCGGTCGCGTCCGATCTCAATCGCTACCCCGAGCGTGATGCCGTGGAGTTGCGTACGGAACTCGCACGCTACATTTCCCGGGCAACGGGCGTGGATGCCACTGTGGACAACGTCTGGGCGGCTAATGGGTCCAATGAGGTGCTGCATCAGCTGCTCCAGGCCTTTGGCGGCCCCGGACGCCGGGCATTGGGTTTCACCCCTAGTTACTCGATGCACCCCTTGCTTAGTAAGGGCACTCACACGGAATTTGTGTCCTGCCCTCGGGGTGAGGATATGCGCATCGACATGGATGCTGCACTCCAGGCGATTGCGGATTCGCACCCGGACGTCGTTTTTGTTACGACCCCGAACAATCCCACGGGTGATGTGACTTCGCTTGAGGACATTGAACGCATCGTGCAGGCTAGCCCCGGCATCGTCATTGTCGACGAAGCCTATGCCGAGTTCTCCGATGGGCCTTCTGCTGTCACGCTCATCGAGCGCTACCCAGCCAAGCTGGTTGTGTCGCGCACCATGAGTAAAGCGTTTGACTTCGCGGGTGGTCGGCTGGGCTATTTCGTCGCGAGCCCGGCGTTCGTTGAGGCTGTGTTGCTCGTGCGTTTGCCCTACCACCTGTCCTCATTATCCCAGCTCGCGGCGATTGTTGCGTTGCGTCATAGCGAGGACACCTTGGCTACTGTGGCGGTGTTGGCTAAGGAACGCGATCGTGTTTCTGAGGCTTTGACGGCGATGGGGTATTCGCTTGTTCCCAGCGCATCGAATTTTGTCTTTTTCGGATTGTTTGATGACGCCGCGTCGGCGTGGCAGCAGTTTCTTGACCGCGGCGTCCTCATCCGCGACGTCGGCGTGGAAGGGTACCTGCGCGCGACAATCGGCCTGCCGGAGGAAAACGACGCCTTCCTACGGGCTGCGCAAGAGATCATCAAAGAAAATAGCTAG
- a CDS encoding GTP pyrophosphokinase yields the protein MPQTSSPARLGQVYHAWRREHPTAAQDFKDAIEDLLDDSGVTYDRVTSRVKTWRSFKAKALSRTADGTPRYNDPWNEIRDLVGVRITTYHSTAIPEVINVLRQSFKVVKSVDKAAQTKISGGFGYGSHHLYVEIPSGIEGLEEYAGMLFEVQIRTVLQHAWAEFEHDVRYKSGDCLDPRVDRAFTLAAGLIELADQQFDQIATIHGDTPDHGSDVELTAETLPGVLTVLVGNRFPTSKIAHYTWMEELLSAHGITTLAQLRNLLDDAAIADVHTKMQYRFVPSQLRLIDDLLLRTYGEEHIEKTAKTGNRAQQRPERLRGRLAKLRKDS from the coding sequence ATGCCTCAGACTTCTTCTCCCGCTCGCCTCGGCCAGGTTTACCACGCCTGGCGACGTGAGCACCCCACCGCAGCACAGGACTTCAAAGACGCCATCGAAGACCTGCTTGATGACTCCGGCGTCACCTACGACCGAGTGACATCAAGGGTTAAAACCTGGCGTTCTTTTAAAGCGAAAGCACTTAGCCGCACCGCCGATGGCACCCCACGGTACAACGATCCGTGGAACGAGATCCGGGACCTTGTCGGAGTACGCATCACCACCTACCACTCCACCGCCATCCCAGAGGTCATCAACGTACTGCGTCAATCGTTTAAGGTTGTGAAGTCCGTGGACAAAGCAGCTCAGACGAAAATTTCTGGCGGCTTCGGCTATGGTTCGCACCACCTCTATGTCGAGATCCCCTCGGGCATCGAAGGGTTGGAAGAATACGCCGGGATGCTGTTTGAGGTACAGATCCGCACTGTGCTGCAACATGCCTGGGCGGAGTTCGAGCACGATGTCCGTTACAAATCCGGCGATTGTCTGGACCCCCGCGTCGACAGGGCTTTCACCCTGGCTGCGGGGTTAATCGAGCTTGCCGACCAGCAGTTCGACCAAATTGCGACGATTCACGGCGACACCCCAGACCATGGCTCCGATGTCGAGCTGACGGCGGAAACCCTGCCAGGTGTGCTGACGGTGCTCGTGGGCAACCGCTTCCCCACCTCAAAGATCGCCCACTACACCTGGATGGAAGAACTACTTTCCGCCCACGGGATCACCACCCTGGCACAGCTTCGTAATCTTTTGGATGACGCCGCGATCGCCGACGTCCACACGAAAATGCAGTATCGATTCGTCCCCAGCCAGCTCCGGCTGATCGATGACTTGCTGCTACGCACCTACGGGGAAGAACACATCGAAAAGACAGCTAAAACCGGCAACCGTGCCCAACAGCGTCCCGAGCGCCTTCGTGGCCGCCTAGCTAAGCTCCGTAAGGACAGTTAA